The proteins below are encoded in one region of Micromonospora pisi:
- a CDS encoding FAD-binding oxidoreductase gives MDLWNGAIDHKPARVLRPRSAAEVAAAVRDRGDLPVSVRGGGHDWAGRAVRDGGLVIDLRDLNTVDIDPERRIATIGGGATTAEVIAAAAAYGLAAAAGNAGSVGFTGLTLGGGYGPLSGLHGLALDNLLGAEVVLADGRIVQVDAEHEPELFWAIRGGGGNFGVVTSTRVEVHPVEQMLAGFMFFAWDEAPRTWARLEEYLRTAPDGLTVQSGVLSAPDGSPTLLVYPVWVGDMDEGARQIENLKGLGTALMTQVEPTTYGDALKVYDSLTPAGRHASIRTRSFASLTPDVVDALVRTGEKRTSPFSGTVVHQFHGAATRVPAEATAFANREPHFVAEIVSLWEPEMPGDHVGWTEDTWLALEPYAMPGGYVNLIGPDQAAQADAAYGGNTARLLAAKRTYDPEGVFSATSLPRG, from the coding sequence ATGGATCTCTGGAATGGTGCAATCGACCACAAACCCGCCAGGGTGCTCCGCCCTCGATCGGCTGCCGAAGTGGCGGCGGCCGTACGGGACAGGGGAGACCTCCCCGTCTCGGTGCGCGGCGGCGGACACGACTGGGCCGGTCGGGCGGTCCGTGACGGTGGACTCGTCATCGACCTGCGCGACCTGAACACCGTCGATATCGACCCGGAGCGGCGGATCGCGACCATCGGTGGCGGTGCGACCACCGCCGAGGTGATCGCCGCCGCCGCCGCGTACGGGCTGGCCGCCGCAGCGGGCAACGCCGGCAGCGTCGGGTTCACCGGACTCACCCTCGGCGGCGGGTACGGCCCCCTCTCCGGCCTGCACGGACTCGCCCTCGACAACCTGCTCGGTGCCGAGGTGGTCCTCGCCGACGGCCGGATCGTCCAGGTCGACGCCGAACACGAGCCCGAGCTCTTCTGGGCCATTCGGGGAGGTGGCGGCAACTTCGGCGTCGTCACCTCGACCCGGGTCGAGGTGCACCCGGTCGAGCAGATGCTCGCCGGCTTCATGTTCTTCGCCTGGGACGAGGCACCTCGAACCTGGGCGCGGCTGGAAGAATACCTGCGTACCGCGCCGGACGGGCTGACCGTGCAGAGTGGCGTGCTCTCCGCTCCGGACGGCTCGCCGACGCTGCTCGTGTACCCGGTCTGGGTCGGTGACATGGACGAGGGCGCCCGGCAGATCGAGAACCTGAAAGGACTCGGCACCGCGCTGATGACCCAGGTGGAGCCGACGACCTACGGCGACGCGCTGAAGGTCTACGACAGCCTGACGCCGGCCGGGCGGCACGCCTCCATCCGTACCCGGAGCTTCGCCAGCCTCACCCCGGATGTGGTCGACGCCCTGGTACGAACCGGCGAGAAGCGTACGTCCCCCTTCTCCGGCACAGTCGTGCACCAGTTCCACGGCGCTGCCACCCGGGTGCCGGCCGAGGCGACCGCGTTCGCCAACCGGGAACCGCACTTCGTCGCCGAGATCGTGTCGCTCTGGGAGCCGGAGATGCCCGGCGACCACGTCGGCTGGACCGAGGACACCTGGTTGGCGCTGGAGCCGTACGCGATGCCCGGCGGCTACGTGAACCTGATCGGCCCGGACCAGGCGGCTCAGGCCGATGCCGCGTACGGCGGCAACACCGCCCGGCTGCTGGCGGCGAAGCGGACCTACGACCCCGAGGGTGTCTTCTCCGCGACCTCGCTGCCGCGCGGCTGA
- a CDS encoding dienelactone hydrolase family protein, protein MAEILLFHHAQGLTPGVRHFAELLERAGHRVHVPDLYDGQTFDNLDEGIGNAQKIGFGTILERGRAAAEGLPEDLVYVGFSLGVLPAQLLAQTRAGARGALLLHAAVPPEEFGGAWPKGVPVQIHGMDADPSFVDEGDLEAARALVASTADAELFLYPGDGHLFTDDSLPEYDEQAAALLTERVLTFLAGIR, encoded by the coding sequence ATGGCGGAAATCCTGTTGTTCCATCACGCACAGGGGCTGACGCCCGGCGTACGACACTTCGCTGAGCTGCTGGAACGGGCCGGTCACCGGGTCCACGTCCCGGACCTGTACGACGGGCAGACCTTCGACAACCTCGACGAGGGGATCGGCAACGCCCAGAAGATCGGCTTCGGCACCATCCTCGAACGCGGGCGGGCCGCCGCCGAAGGGCTGCCGGAAGATCTCGTGTACGTCGGCTTCTCGCTCGGTGTGCTGCCGGCGCAGCTGCTGGCCCAGACCCGGGCCGGCGCGAGGGGCGCGCTGCTGCTGCACGCGGCCGTCCCGCCCGAGGAGTTCGGCGGGGCGTGGCCGAAGGGCGTCCCGGTCCAGATCCACGGGATGGACGCCGACCCGAGCTTCGTGGACGAGGGCGACCTCGAAGCGGCCCGAGCCCTGGTCGCGTCGACCGCCGATGCCGAACTGTTCCTCTACCCTGGCGACGGTCACCTCTTCACCGACGACAGCCTGCCCGAGTACGACGAGCAGGCGGCGGCGCTGCTCACCGAACGGGTGCTCACCTTCCTCGCCGGGATCAGGTAA
- a CDS encoding discoidin domain-containing protein, with amino-acid sequence MDRRSFRHALVATALTLLVPTALPSAAAAGPVRAPAPGPAALAAAAVPPQEPGVTLRVFDVQVPLEEICVLKPGQTPNVDKLMPTINWTTTADFGGIADNFVTQVIGNINITQPGAYNFRLFSDDGSRLAIDNTVIIDHDGLHGANPPAEGTVTLTAGYHALRIDHFDRTVDQQITLHWQPPGASSFVLVPNSVLSTDSGVVRVTAPGQKQCEASTDTPGDGLPLTSVHPNYSLTNLRPSGFQPQVTGMDFFSDGRLAITTWGGTDNVLGEVWILSNATGPTGPGQVTTQRVASGLREPQGIKIVDGKIYVSEKHRLTELNDTNGDGVTDNYRTVATWPFGGNFHEFGFGLLYQDGFFYLNLSVSINLGGNTTDPQPAPNRGTTIKVNRTTGEVSYVAGGLRTPHGIGWGPEGGIFVTDNQGGWLPSSKLLHVKQDRFFNHYMNPAGPFDTRPVTKPVLWMPQNEIANSPSTPVYLNSGTFAGQMLISDVTYGGIQRAYLEKVNGEYQGALFRLTQGLEAGVTELVQGPDGAIYAGGLGAGGNWGQEGKLSYGLQKLTPNGANTFDILAMRATATGFEMEYTQPLSAATAAALATAYKVQQWRYQPTSAYGGPKLNLQNLTVSSATLSADGKKVNLVINGLQPDRVVYVRSPRPFTSNTGQALWSTEAWYTLNNVPGAANQTNLALGKPATADSSCNANEAPAKAVNGSVTGGTTDKWCSTGANKWLQVDLGQTQSVNRLVLQHAGTGGEQTSWNTRDFTIATSTNGSTWTTVATVTGNTASTTTHTVNPVQARYIRVNITAPEAGGGTAARIYEFEAYGGSTPPATTNLAVGKPATADSSCNADESPAKAVNGSYTGGNLDKWCSTGASKWLQVDLGAATSVSRFGVRHAGAGGENTAWNTRDFTIATSTNGTTWTTVATVTGNTASSTTHDITPVQARYVRLNITAPTSNTDGAARIYEFEAYGTATPPTRINLFDGTNLSNWEHTNGAASTWPVSGGSAEVLGGDLRTKQSFGDFKLHAEFWIPNLPPEVTGQARGNSGIYLQDRYELQVLDSFGDTTPADNECGGFYQKRAPDSNRATAPETWQTYEITFRAARWNGTTKTENARVTVVWNGVVVHNNVEINGSTGGGAAESPSVGPIKLQDHGDPGANVRYRNIWIEPQS; translated from the coding sequence ATGGACAGACGATCGTTTCGTCATGCCCTCGTAGCCACCGCCCTCACTCTCCTCGTCCCCACCGCGCTGCCCTCGGCCGCGGCGGCCGGCCCGGTCCGCGCCCCCGCCCCGGGGCCGGCCGCGCTCGCCGCCGCCGCCGTTCCGCCCCAGGAACCCGGCGTCACGCTGCGCGTGTTCGACGTGCAGGTGCCGCTGGAGGAGATCTGCGTCCTCAAGCCCGGCCAGACCCCGAACGTCGACAAGCTGATGCCGACGATCAACTGGACCACCACCGCGGACTTCGGCGGCATAGCCGACAACTTCGTCACGCAGGTGATCGGAAACATCAACATCACCCAGCCGGGGGCGTACAACTTCCGGCTGTTCAGCGACGACGGGTCACGGCTGGCGATCGACAACACGGTGATCATCGACCACGACGGACTGCACGGCGCGAACCCGCCGGCGGAGGGCACCGTCACGCTGACCGCCGGCTACCACGCGCTCCGCATCGACCACTTCGACCGCACCGTGGACCAGCAGATCACCCTGCACTGGCAGCCGCCGGGCGCCTCGTCCTTCGTGCTGGTGCCGAACTCGGTGCTGAGCACCGACTCCGGCGTCGTACGGGTGACCGCACCGGGCCAGAAGCAGTGTGAGGCGAGCACCGACACCCCCGGCGACGGGCTGCCGCTGACCTCGGTGCACCCGAACTACAGCCTGACGAACCTGCGCCCGAGCGGCTTCCAGCCGCAGGTGACCGGGATGGACTTCTTCTCCGACGGCCGGCTCGCCATCACCACCTGGGGCGGCACCGACAACGTGCTCGGCGAGGTCTGGATCCTGAGCAACGCGACCGGTCCGACCGGCCCCGGGCAGGTGACCACGCAGCGGGTCGCGAGCGGGTTGCGCGAGCCACAGGGCATCAAGATCGTCGACGGCAAGATCTACGTGTCGGAGAAGCACCGGCTGACCGAACTCAACGACACCAACGGCGACGGGGTGACCGACAACTACCGTACGGTCGCCACCTGGCCCTTCGGCGGCAACTTCCACGAGTTTGGCTTCGGTCTGCTCTACCAGGACGGGTTCTTCTACCTGAACCTCTCCGTCTCGATCAACCTGGGCGGGAACACGACCGACCCGCAGCCGGCACCGAACCGGGGCACCACCATCAAGGTCAACCGGACCACCGGTGAGGTCTCGTACGTCGCGGGCGGGCTGCGTACGCCGCACGGCATCGGGTGGGGACCGGAGGGCGGCATCTTCGTCACCGACAACCAGGGTGGCTGGCTGCCGTCGTCGAAGCTGCTGCACGTGAAGCAGGACCGGTTCTTCAACCACTACATGAACCCGGCCGGCCCGTTCGACACCCGGCCGGTGACCAAGCCGGTGCTCTGGATGCCGCAGAACGAGATCGCCAACTCGCCGAGCACCCCGGTCTACCTGAACAGCGGCACCTTCGCCGGGCAGATGCTCATCTCCGACGTGACGTACGGCGGCATCCAGCGGGCGTACCTGGAGAAGGTCAACGGCGAGTACCAGGGCGCGCTGTTCCGGCTCACCCAGGGTCTGGAGGCCGGCGTCACCGAACTGGTCCAGGGACCGGACGGCGCGATCTACGCCGGTGGTCTGGGTGCGGGCGGCAACTGGGGCCAGGAGGGCAAGCTCAGCTACGGCCTGCAGAAGCTCACCCCGAACGGCGCGAACACCTTCGACATCCTGGCCATGCGGGCGACCGCCACCGGTTTCGAGATGGAGTACACCCAACCGCTGTCGGCGGCGACCGCGGCGGCGCTGGCCACCGCGTACAAGGTCCAGCAGTGGCGCTACCAGCCGACCTCCGCGTACGGCGGGCCGAAGCTGAACCTGCAGAACCTCACCGTCTCGTCGGCGACCCTGTCGGCGGACGGCAAGAAGGTCAATCTGGTGATCAACGGCCTGCAACCCGACCGGGTGGTGTACGTCCGCTCGCCCCGGCCGTTCACCTCGAACACCGGCCAGGCGCTCTGGAGCACCGAAGCCTGGTACACCCTGAACAACGTGCCCGGTGCCGCCAACCAGACCAACCTGGCCCTGGGCAAGCCGGCCACCGCCGACTCCTCCTGCAACGCCAACGAGGCCCCGGCGAAGGCGGTCAACGGCAGCGTCACCGGCGGCACCACCGACAAGTGGTGCTCGACCGGCGCCAACAAGTGGCTCCAGGTCGACCTTGGCCAGACCCAGTCGGTGAACCGGTTGGTGCTCCAGCACGCCGGGACGGGTGGTGAACAGACCTCCTGGAACACCCGCGACTTCACCATCGCGACCAGCACCAACGGCAGCACCTGGACCACCGTCGCCACGGTCACCGGCAACACCGCCTCGACCACCACCCACACCGTCAACCCGGTCCAGGCCCGCTACATCCGGGTGAACATCACCGCACCGGAGGCCGGCGGCGGCACCGCCGCCAGGATCTACGAGTTCGAGGCGTACGGCGGCAGCACACCACCGGCCACCACCAACCTCGCGGTCGGCAAGCCGGCCACCGCCGACTCCTCCTGCAACGCTGACGAGAGTCCGGCGAAGGCGGTCAACGGCAGCTACACCGGCGGCAACCTCGACAAGTGGTGCTCGACCGGCGCCTCGAAGTGGCTCCAGGTCGACCTGGGCGCGGCGACGAGCGTCAGCCGGTTCGGCGTACGGCACGCCGGGGCCGGTGGCGAGAACACCGCCTGGAACACCCGCGACTTCACCATCGCGACCAGCACCAACGGCACCACCTGGACGACCGTCGCCACGGTCACCGGCAACACCGCGTCGTCCACCACGCACGACATCACCCCGGTCCAGGCCCGGTACGTTCGGCTGAACATCACCGCGCCGACCAGCAACACCGACGGGGCGGCGAGAATCTACGAGTTCGAGGCGTACGGCACCGCGACACCGCCGACCCGGATCAACCTGTTCGACGGCACCAACCTGTCGAACTGGGAGCACACCAACGGGGCCGCCTCGACCTGGCCGGTCAGCGGCGGTTCGGCCGAGGTGCTCGGTGGTGACCTGCGGACAAAGCAGAGCTTCGGCGACTTCAAGCTGCACGCCGAGTTCTGGATTCCGAACCTGCCACCGGAGGTGACCGGTCAGGCGCGCGGCAACAGCGGCATCTACCTCCAGGACCGGTACGAGCTACAGGTGCTCGACTCCTTCGGCGACACCACGCCCGCCGACAACGAGTGCGGCGGCTTCTACCAGAAACGGGCGCCGGACAGTAACCGGGCGACGGCGCCGGAGACCTGGCAGACGTACGAGATCACCTTCCGGGCAGCCCGTTGGAACGGCACCACCAAGACCGAGAACGCCCGGGTGACCGTGGTCTGGAACGGCGTGGTGGTGCACAACAACGTCGAGATCAACGGGTCGACCGGTGGCGGTGCCGCCGAGAGCCCGAGCGTCGGACCGATCAAGCTCCAGGACCACGGCGACCCGGGCGCGAACGTCCGTTACCGCAACATCTGGATCGAACCGCAGAGCTGA
- a CDS encoding TetR/AcrR family transcriptional regulator produces MPKQQSSRRAEYAENTREGIVEAARQLFTTQGYFATRVNDIAELARVAPATVYAVTGGKQGLLRTLTDIWSDAPIVTETLDLIARIEDPEEIIRIVARVTRQMREEFGDIMRMVIATAPHETTAAESLALATQRWRHGNATAARRIHELGKLRAGVPVEDAIDSIWFYFGYSAMSTLVDDNGWSYDRAQEWLTEHAIRDLL; encoded by the coding sequence GTGCCAAAACAGCAATCGAGCCGTCGCGCGGAGTACGCCGAGAACACCCGCGAGGGAATCGTCGAGGCGGCTCGCCAGCTGTTCACGACCCAGGGCTACTTCGCCACCCGGGTCAACGACATCGCCGAACTCGCCCGGGTCGCCCCGGCCACCGTCTACGCGGTCACCGGTGGAAAACAGGGTCTGCTGCGTACGCTCACCGACATCTGGAGCGACGCGCCGATCGTCACCGAGACACTCGATCTGATCGCCCGGATCGAGGATCCGGAGGAGATCATTCGGATCGTGGCGCGGGTGACGCGGCAGATGCGGGAAGAGTTCGGCGACATCATGCGTATGGTCATCGCCACCGCGCCACACGAGACCACCGCCGCCGAGAGCCTCGCCCTGGCGACGCAGCGCTGGCGGCACGGAAACGCCACGGCCGCCCGCCGGATACACGAACTCGGCAAGCTGCGGGCCGGTGTCCCGGTGGAGGACGCGATCGACTCGATCTGGTTCTACTTCGGCTACAGCGCCATGTCCACCCTCGTCGACGACAACGGCTGGTCGTACGACCGGGCCCAGGAATGGCTCACCGAACACGCCATCCGCGATCTTCTCTGA
- a CDS encoding M48 family metalloprotease: protein MTSTPEQVMTTEQPPTHQRLSNAGTLPRFVLLIVLFVGIATVITASLIEARTDPDGVGVGCGLAAGGDPGLSDLDVRVRMLDQQSAFEECVERFVPVQQWWWKPGAVLLVLLCAAALYWMLPWWKGRQSRVVPVEQVDGHGKLAATLAELVTVAGLRRPPRFVIAPAVPTTGAVVFGRLRRYTVCLDGGLVARRHRDREGFRAVVLHELAHLRNRDVDITYATVALWRILLLVVVPLDLAYIATVALPGTADTYMATRELSRVAHHVAMLAVTVVLVYLARADILRTREFHADLTARRWGADVRLWEAAAGSNGSAADSPRSATWRLAAAGTSVWHTHPSWAQRLRSLADPGAVFALRALPFFLTGATAAIAATQMPALLSLLGVTSSGENWVVAVVVAVLVTTITGLLLWPAVTHAALTSGPAPSGLRAGLWVAVGLIVGELAVGRAGSVWDLLPEQPAFLLLPALAGLATTWWTAEYARVSATRPTGARRGWPLLVGLGVSCFVLTLWWHWWEAEGTTLAGGFLAFGDLVNAFEQSATNGQGYEGPLLALFPGLPLLQVLSDSPELLWTTGALWVLPLLAWLPHRAGAARPRPVLPAAAIGALCATIATVAATAGLRVWSPVVAGREQSHFVSNMTWLMVIVLGVMWLAAGVTAALADRCPLIQGLIVAGTTGLAGLATVAVLASIDGCVRPLAILASSCQPDPRAGWALVTLLMPPTLGLGVFLAVAVAALGTLTGTSIRRFRGAASTQRAGEDPPVPVHTGRLVLRRVAVAVPCLLMVASTTAVSVDDFRSATSASDSSTALNLVLSEHATSPEVRAAQVHAWLVLGGDERAGQVLAGLRELTHGLERLLGDGSNPALTDWALIDTTLRPSCAVISERVTDARRYFDHPDPRGQAAWDALLTRAEQVGGDCTFAIEHRDSDRYLAAIRQLLSFEDDLPGMLESISG, encoded by the coding sequence ATGACGTCGACACCTGAGCAGGTGATGACAACGGAGCAACCCCCCACGCACCAGAGGCTGTCGAACGCCGGCACCCTCCCGCGCTTCGTCCTGCTGATCGTCCTCTTCGTAGGGATCGCCACGGTCATCACGGCCAGTCTCATCGAGGCTCGAACCGACCCCGACGGCGTAGGGGTCGGCTGCGGGCTCGCCGCCGGAGGTGACCCAGGCCTGAGCGACCTCGACGTCAGGGTTCGGATGCTCGACCAGCAGTCCGCCTTCGAGGAGTGCGTGGAGCGTTTTGTGCCGGTCCAGCAGTGGTGGTGGAAGCCGGGGGCGGTGCTGCTGGTGTTGCTCTGCGCCGCGGCGCTGTACTGGATGCTGCCGTGGTGGAAGGGCCGGCAGAGCCGGGTCGTGCCGGTCGAGCAGGTCGACGGTCACGGGAAACTGGCCGCGACCCTGGCCGAGCTGGTCACCGTGGCCGGGCTGCGCCGCCCGCCCCGCTTCGTCATCGCTCCCGCCGTGCCGACCACCGGGGCGGTGGTCTTCGGCCGGCTGCGCCGCTACACCGTCTGTCTGGACGGTGGCCTGGTCGCCCGGCGGCACCGTGATCGCGAGGGCTTCCGGGCGGTGGTACTGCACGAGCTGGCGCACCTGCGCAACCGCGACGTCGACATCACGTACGCGACCGTCGCACTGTGGCGGATCCTGCTGCTGGTGGTCGTCCCCCTCGACCTGGCGTACATCGCGACCGTGGCCCTTCCGGGCACGGCCGACACGTACATGGCGACGCGGGAACTGTCCCGGGTGGCGCACCACGTGGCGATGCTGGCCGTCACGGTCGTCCTGGTCTACCTGGCGCGGGCGGACATCCTGCGCACCCGCGAGTTCCACGCCGACCTCACGGCCCGGCGATGGGGCGCGGACGTACGGCTCTGGGAGGCCGCCGCCGGGTCGAACGGGTCGGCGGCCGACTCCCCCCGGTCGGCCACGTGGCGGCTGGCGGCGGCCGGGACGTCGGTCTGGCACACCCATCCCAGCTGGGCGCAGCGGCTCAGGTCGCTGGCCGATCCGGGGGCGGTGTTCGCGCTGCGGGCGCTGCCGTTCTTCCTGACCGGTGCGACGGCGGCGATCGCCGCGACCCAGATGCCGGCGCTGCTGTCTCTGCTGGGGGTGACCAGTAGCGGGGAAAACTGGGTCGTGGCGGTGGTCGTCGCGGTTCTTGTCACCACGATCACCGGGCTGCTGCTCTGGCCGGCCGTGACCCACGCGGCGCTCACCTCCGGTCCGGCGCCGTCCGGGCTGCGGGCCGGCCTCTGGGTGGCTGTCGGCCTGATCGTGGGTGAGCTGGCGGTCGGTCGCGCCGGCAGTGTCTGGGACCTCCTTCCCGAACAGCCCGCCTTCCTGCTGCTGCCCGCACTCGCGGGACTCGCGACCACCTGGTGGACGGCGGAGTACGCCCGGGTCTCGGCTACCCGGCCGACGGGTGCGCGACGAGGCTGGCCGCTGCTGGTGGGGCTCGGCGTGAGCTGTTTCGTGCTGACCCTCTGGTGGCACTGGTGGGAGGCCGAGGGCACCACCCTCGCCGGTGGCTTCCTCGCCTTCGGTGATCTCGTCAACGCATTCGAGCAGAGCGCGACCAACGGCCAGGGGTACGAGGGACCACTGCTGGCCCTCTTTCCCGGTCTACCGCTGTTGCAGGTCCTGAGTGACTCCCCGGAGCTGCTCTGGACGACCGGGGCGCTCTGGGTCCTCCCGCTCCTCGCCTGGCTCCCCCACCGGGCCGGCGCCGCCCGGCCACGGCCGGTCCTTCCCGCCGCCGCGATCGGCGCGCTCTGCGCCACAATCGCCACGGTGGCGGCCACCGCCGGTCTGCGAGTGTGGTCACCGGTGGTCGCCGGCCGGGAACAGAGCCACTTCGTCAGCAACATGACGTGGCTCATGGTCATCGTACTCGGTGTGATGTGGTTGGCGGCCGGGGTCACCGCCGCTCTCGCGGACCGCTGTCCACTGATCCAGGGCCTGATCGTGGCGGGCACCACGGGGCTGGCCGGGCTGGCCACCGTCGCCGTGCTCGCCTCGATCGACGGTTGCGTCCGTCCGCTCGCCATCCTGGCGTCGTCGTGCCAGCCCGATCCCCGGGCGGGCTGGGCGCTGGTGACGTTGCTGATGCCGCCGACACTCGGCCTGGGCGTGTTCCTCGCCGTCGCGGTCGCCGCCCTCGGCACGCTCACCGGGACATCGATACGCCGGTTCCGTGGCGCCGCATCCACCCAGCGGGCCGGGGAAGACCCACCCGTACCGGTCCATACCGGACGGCTGGTGTTACGGCGCGTGGCGGTGGCGGTGCCGTGTCTGTTGATGGTGGCGTCCACCACCGCCGTGTCCGTGGACGATTTCCGGTCGGCCACCTCGGCGTCCGACTCCTCCACCGCGCTGAACCTCGTGCTGAGCGAACACGCCACCTCACCCGAGGTGCGGGCGGCGCAGGTGCACGCCTGGCTGGTGCTCGGCGGGGACGAGCGGGCCGGCCAGGTTCTGGCCGGCCTCCGGGAGCTGACACATGGGCTCGAGCGGCTCCTCGGCGACGGGTCGAACCCGGCGCTGACCGACTGGGCGTTGATCGACACCACGTTGCGGCCGAGCTGTGCCGTCATCTCCGAACGGGTAACCGACGCGCGCCGGTACTTCGACCATCCCGACCCGCGCGGCCAGGCGGCCTGGGATGCGCTGCTGACCCGCGCCGAGCAGGTGGGCGGCGACTGCACCTTCGCGATCGAGCACCGGGAC
- a CDS encoding phosphatidylinositol-specific phospholipase C1-like protein produces MNIRLSERMSAVGRMGAVAAAVVATVAAVSLLPTVLPTQQEALAAGAGNGDDIRMNQIQFMGAHNAFHREMQGAELVESINIDPGYPSWGWYSHASIPDLLGRQNMRGIELDLLPDPQGGLYRNPLARQRAGLGPIEDPAMAAPGMKVLHVADQDYNSTCRTFVACMQQVRDWSNDNPGHVPIILQLELKQTDDRWEKLGGAVSPAWDPSLLDDVDEEIRSVFTENELITADDLRKPGLTLEQSVLKHGWPSLKWARGKVMFFFDNGGPGTIRDMYLDGHPSLAGRAVFTRGNPGDPDAAITMVNDPRGANAATITDLVKRGYIVRTRSDEPLSTVKNEEFSRLDVALSSGAQMVTTDFPTVGMAARYDSDFVAELPGAVPVRCNPVSAQRNCHDNKLER; encoded by the coding sequence GTGAATATCCGCTTAAGCGAACGCATGTCCGCTGTCGGCCGTATGGGAGCGGTGGCCGCCGCCGTCGTCGCCACCGTCGCCGCCGTCAGTCTGCTGCCGACCGTGCTGCCGACCCAGCAGGAGGCCCTCGCGGCCGGCGCCGGCAACGGCGACGACATCCGGATGAACCAGATCCAGTTCATGGGCGCGCACAACGCCTTCCACCGGGAGATGCAGGGCGCCGAGCTGGTCGAGTCGATCAACATCGACCCCGGCTACCCCTCCTGGGGCTGGTACTCGCACGCCTCCATCCCCGACCTGCTCGGCCGGCAGAACATGCGCGGGATCGAGCTGGACCTGCTGCCCGATCCGCAGGGTGGGCTCTACCGCAACCCGCTCGCCCGGCAGCGGGCCGGACTGGGGCCGATCGAGGACCCCGCGATGGCCGCACCGGGGATGAAGGTGCTGCACGTCGCCGACCAGGACTACAACAGCACCTGCCGTACGTTCGTCGCCTGCATGCAGCAGGTCCGGGACTGGTCGAACGACAACCCGGGACACGTACCGATCATCCTCCAGCTCGAACTGAAGCAGACCGACGACCGTTGGGAGAAGCTCGGCGGCGCGGTGAGCCCGGCATGGGACCCGTCGCTGCTGGACGACGTGGACGAGGAGATTCGTTCGGTCTTCACCGAGAACGAGCTGATCACCGCCGACGACCTGCGCAAGCCCGGTCTCACCCTGGAACAGTCGGTGCTCAAGCACGGCTGGCCGAGCCTCAAGTGGGCCCGGGGCAAGGTGATGTTCTTCTTCGACAACGGCGGCCCCGGCACGATCCGGGACATGTACCTGGACGGCCACCCCAGCCTCGCCGGCCGGGCGGTCTTCACCCGGGGCAACCCCGGTGACCCGGACGCGGCGATCACCATGGTGAACGACCCCCGTGGCGCGAACGCCGCGACCATCACCGACCTGGTCAAGCGCGGCTACATCGTGCGTACCCGGTCCGACGAGCCGTTGAGCACGGTGAAGAACGAGGAGTTCAGCCGGCTCGACGTCGCGCTCTCCAGCGGTGCGCAGATGGTGACGACCGACTTCCCGACGGTGGGCATGGCCGCGCGCTACGACAGTGACTTCGTCGCCGAACTCCCCGGCGCGGTTCCGGTGCGCTGCAACCCGGTCTCCGCGCAGCGCAACTGCCACGACAACAAGCTGGAGCGGTAA